The following nucleotide sequence is from Amia ocellicauda isolate fAmiCal2 chromosome 14, fAmiCal2.hap1, whole genome shotgun sequence.
TGTGCACATTTTCACTTTACTACGCCCAGTGGTTTCAGAGAGGAGaagataatttaatatttttgattCAACTTGAACAAAACTGAATAAAGATTATAACATAGCTTAATGCACCAAGTTTCTTGTGTCCAATAAGCAGTTTCAGAGATTTCAGTTTGAATATTGTCTAAGAATTGTCACCACATCATATGATGTACAACCTCTTTTCACAACTTCCTATAGGTATCTAACACCATACCATGTTTCTGTTCAGTAGTTTTCATGTAatggtcattttaaatatatggtgGAAActataatgttgttttgttgctTGCCCCCCTAATGACAATAGTGATTTGAACAGTTGATACATTAAAAGAGAATGAAATAATGACTCAGGTGGGATTATGTTTAGTTTGTCTCTGTGACAGGGCACTTTGTACTGAGCTGCCAAACATCCCAAACTTGCCAGACCCCCACAAACTCCAGATGCTTCTGAAACACAACTGCGGTATTCTCCCAGGAGAATCAGGAGTTTCTGGGGGTTCTGTTATTTTGGGGAAAATATATGTATCTTAAATTGTTGATAATCTGTGCCTTGCAGTATGAAATGCAGCTCTGTCTGCACCTCTCATAGTTGACAGTGGGAGCacagcctgtcctctctgggtagccaggtctgcctgtgcCAGCTGGTCTCAAAGGCCAGCCTGTGCTCACTGAGCCGGTATCTTGTGAGGATCTGTCTGTGGACTGTGTCATCCATCAGCCTGGTCAGGTGATTCCAGATGTCAGGGATGTAGCCCACACTGAGAACCAGGTGAAACTCAGGGttgctgtgtttcagcatctcgTTGGAGATGCCATCGGTTCCCGCAAGTTTTCCTGGGCTGCAGCGCTCACAGCTTCTCCTGCAATTCCTGCAGTAAGGGAGTCCAGGGGATTCCACTCATCTTTTCATGCAAAATCCAGTTTCATTCCATACAGAGTCCATAAACAGATTTTACAGTGTTGAATTTTTTCATTATGGATTGCCAAATCTTCAGGTTTTGACTTATTGAAATTGTTCCACTTTTGTGTAAATGAACTCCTTGATTATTGTCAGTTGCATCGCAGTTGCAGATGTAATGTTCTTGAATGGCCTAAAGTTCAAAATGTTCaacttttgttgccttatagcctggacttaaatgcattaaaatagttgtttttttccttactTGAGTACCATCAGGCCAGATGTGTGGAGTGCTTCAGATATTATGGTCAAATACACACTTTGATCAGTCTTGGCCATAAGCCTGTACCTCATGCAAAGTTGCCATGAGATGTAGCCTCTCGGAGGATGTAGTCTCCTTCTTGATATTTAACTTAAGCCCTCAAACTCAAACAGAAATGGTTGCAGCCTTTTTTGGCAGAAAGGTCTGTGTGATAGGGTCAAATACCTAATCAAAATGGTAGCAAATGTGCGGTaacaggtctgtgtgaatggagcaggaataaGAGTGCCGGCATATGACGTGTCACATCCTTGCGTTGTTGTGACGCAGTATGTCAGCTAACTGGTGTAGCCAATCAGAATAGGCTTCAACTTCAGACATATCTGTAGACTGCCATGGATCATAGGCGCAGATAACATTTTCAGAGCATCCTCAATCTAGCTTCGTATTGCAACCTGCGTTTTGCCAGCCCACACATTTTGGTTTGCatctcaaaacacaaaacagagcagCAAACAAAGTTCCCCCACCTTGAGCATCACCTTAGTGTAAACAATGGAAGCATGAAACTTGTTATGTCTTGTGATGTATATCTGCTTATTCCAGCAGTTTTTGGTTGAAAGGGTACTTGTTGGTATTTGTTAATGAAAGGGGCTTTAGATCAGTCCAGTGTGTCTTCCATGGGAAGAGATAGGAACTGCAGCAGAAGTGACATCTCTGTTGCTAATTCAATGATTGATTTGGCCTGTTACTTGCTGTGCAGGTAGAGGGTGtgtctgggggtggggggggcaatGGGGGTGTCCAGCACCTGATTAGTCACCTTGGGGAACCAGGCAGAGGGGAACTCTATGTGCACTACAATCAATGAATAAACCTGCCTGAAGAGCTTGCTGTTCTGGGTAAAAATCATCTAAATTGGAACATCTCACACTGTATCTTTATTATTACTGAGTTGTTATAAGTCTGTCatgtctctatctctctgtccaGTGTCCAGCCATCCACATCTTCGTCCCCATCCTCGTCCTCATCTTCATACTCATCCCAGAAACTCCATAGTGGGGGGTGAGGATGCCAAGGAGGGACAGTGGCCATGGCAAGTGTATCTGGAGATTACTACGATGGATGGATACCAAGTCGGTTGTGGCGGCTCCCTGATCAGTGACCGCTGGGTTCTCACTGCAGCGCACTGTGTGAAATTGTAAGTGTCCCTCGTTCTGTGTCACACTGTACCTGAGATGGGTTCACCCATTGAACTACACCCTTATTGACCCTGGTGTAATCGTATCGAACTCAAAACTCCAGGAATACAATGGAATATTGGAAGGAAACTACGCTTACTTTTAAAGGAGTAGAATACATTATTTCCCTGCCATAAACGTAATGATTGACCTACAAAGTTACTGTGTGACAATCAAAGAACATTAACAACACACAACTTGTACGGCTCTAGGCCAGTTTTCTCCAGATGTATTCATTGATACCAAAAATGCACCAAATCTTGAACATCACATTCACACAGTTTTTAGTTATGACTCACAGAACACACCTTATAGAGTCACTTGAGGTTCTGAAGCCTCGGTCTGAGTAACACTGCCTTCATCACTGCAGACATGGTGGCATATGAGTACCctaaatcacaataagaatAACTGTATCAATCATCTGTTCTTCAGCCCCTTAAAGTGGTGGGAATCTGAGGTGATCCTGGGGGCGCACTCACTGGATGAACCCAGTGAGCATGAAGTGAGACGCACCATGAATAAGGTCATCTTCCATGAGGAATATATGGACGTCAAAAAAGGCTTTGACATCGCGCTGATAGAGCTCAATGCCACAGTGACCACCAACGCTTACATCAAACCCGTCACGCTGGCTGGGGCTGAAGACGAATGCAGCGTGGACTGGGAATGCTGGGCTACAGGCTGGGGGGCTTTCCTGGAGGGTGGTAAGGAAAAAGCTGCAGTCATTGGTttctctcctcctctttctctccctctctctctccatggctctctttccctcttcctctctcactctctccttccctccttcTATATCTTTCCTTTCCCCTCTCCTTTTTTCACAACCCTTTATCTCTccctcttttcctctctctctctctctctttcagataACATTTTCTAAAGGCTTACAGCTACTATGCATAGACTTGGATCAAATCAAAATATACTGCCAAATCTCAAATGGATCAGGTGTCTAAGTAAAGAGTGACTTCCTAATAATATATGAAAAGATTGATTAAACGGAGATCAGGTATGCGTTTGTTTTGTGTGATGTCTATGGTGATAAGATCCCCAGGAGGATgaaaaaaatgataaacttgcAGGCTTCTGCAGGTTCTGTGAGGGTGTTTATCATGGTGGTGAAATGTAGAGTGAACCTGCAGTTTAGTTACCATCGATGGATGCAGAACACGGGCAGTTCTGAGGTTGAGGAAAACTAGTTCTGTTTCCTTTTCTCACTTTATTGACAGTATGAAgtaaaaatctctctctctttctctctctctctctctctctctctctctctctctctctctctctctctctctctctctctccagagccTCTGCCAGAACCTAAAACCCTACAAGAAGTTCAGGTCCCTGTTGTCCACAATGAGCACTGTATGGAACAGTACTATGGGCGTTTTTTTATCTTTCCAGAGATGATGTGTGCTGGGGAAGAGGGCCTGGATTCCTGTCAGGTGTGTTTTCCTTTGCAGTTGTTAACACTTGAAAGAACCCTTGCTTCACTGACCATACGTCTCCATGCAAGATTCAGTTGGACAAGactctgaaaatatattttaaacagagGTGTAAAAAGTATTCAGAAGtcatacttaagtaaaagtaaatatattctatcaaaaacttcggtaacagtgaagagtactcaagtaccaaaagtaaacgtaaattgtgattttagtaataaagtgaaagtgtttgtgtgtgagccttatAAAGGGGGCACACAAgagattaatttgatgttttaattcaacattttattttccataaattgtCAAGGTATTTTTACAgttcctcaattttatcttgaagaaaacagtctgacaaaaataaatgttattaggCTAATATCTGGATATTACTTTCATGTGTATTCAGTATTAATAAATGGCAACATTGTGGGGATTTATATAAAGAATTAAATTTTCTTAGCAaactcactgttcacacacacacatacacatatgcatatatcccaaacagttgtataataaaacataaaacaaaatgaacaatataaaatatgtaccccTGTAGTGATCACGtgttataatgtaatctattgaGTTTGAAGCTCATAACTCAAAATGATATATCTCTAAACAGTAACATGCACAGCTTAGcgggggggggcagtggctgaaaCAAATGAAGGAGCACTTTGGTCTcaggggggtggtgggggtggtgcTGACGAAGTGCGGCCCAGCTTCCCAGTTGCGGATCACAGCATGGATGGGGGGAGGGGCGATCGGGACAAAGGGGGCACTTAGGAAAAAAACGACAGGGGAATGAAAAGAGTCAGCAGCTCGATACATCCCTGTATCTGAATATAACTCAAAAGCATCCATGCACTGCAGCGTCTTCACTGCCATGAGGTGCTGACCCaaataagacaaaaatatataatgaaaaaggactcttgtattacaaaagttttattttattgaataacaatGCCTAACACTACTGTCTTCATCAGGGCTAtaaatacctaataagtgagagtgtgactacaaaatcattttttcattatatacagtatataataaatataaaatttgacgttacacattattatttattaatactgtatatGTTATGCACAACTATCATTAAAATAGAGCTGCTGTGATGTTCACCCACGCAATGTCTTTTGAATGGATATGTTTGTGGTATAATATACAATGATACAGTAATGGATATTGCTGGAGCTCATTAATTCACTTCTCATTGTCCACGTGGTTTGTTATGGGCACGCGTGTATACTGTGCGTGTTTCCACGTGGGGTGACgccacttctgattggtcagattctTTCCAGTTGCGGAGAAAAAATCTAGAAAGTAGACAGTTTAAATCTTAGCGATGCTAGTTTTCCTTAAAGCAGTGTGGAGCTGctattgaaatacaggcagCTCTGTGATTTCCGCTTGTCCAGTGTGAACCACCAACACACTTTATATTCATGTCTGACACAGAACGAGCCTTTAGAAGGATGCGATTATTACtaattttatgaaactgttaagGTCAGAGACATGGACCACATTAGGGAGAGTGTAGGCTGATCTCTTTCAAACCCCCAACAGCCTCTGAATGCTCAAAAACAGCCTTTGTTGATGAATGCATGCATCAGAactagggttggcagtgctccgggtttgctggctccggctccggagTGGCTTCAGAGATTCAGCTCCAACTACAGgctgcttttaaccagctccagctccggagccacaaaaaacagtgcaaactaggatgcgaaagttataaataatgattcctTTTTTACATCcattatgtaaataactgtttaacaaaaacaaaacattaataacaaacatctaCAGCCTACAGTGACATTCTAGGTGATTTTGCACTTTCAAATTTGTAGTAACAGTTTGTGGGAGGCCCTTTCCTGTGTCAGCATGACAACCCatgcacaaagtgaggtccatacagaaatagtttgtcgagattggtgtgaaagaacttgactggcctgcacagagccctgacctcaaccccatcccacctttgggatgaatggaaaagccgactgtgagccaggcctgatcgcccaacatcagtgcccgacctcactaatgctcttgtggctgaaattCCCTCAACagtgttccaacatctagtggaaagccttcccagaatagtggaggctgttattgcatcaaaggggggaccaactccatttTAATGCCCATGTTTTTGGAATTAGATGTttgacgagcaggtgtccacatacttttggccttgtagtgtatgtactttgaccccctgtccagtattttCGGAAGATGTCcggttattttaagtactgtaatctattgaatatgtcgttaaaaatgttatcagtgtacaatttgccctcaacccccccccccatcgtCGTCTAATTGCGAGCACCCCCTCTAGGTTGACATTTCgcaaacccccccccacccaccaggGGTCCAGTATTTTcgtatcttaaaagtggcaaacAAAGTGCAGGGGGCCTGACTctgcatgtgaccttaactccctggcaaccaacttttggacaaactagtcaggacatttcagaaaACAGACGGCTATAAAATGAAGCTCCGGAacacaactaacaaaaactgtccagctCTGCTCCAGCTCCGGGTCCTGCACGGCCAACCCTAATCAGAACAATCAATAA
It contains:
- the LOC136768842 gene encoding tryptase-2, with product MLLLQLLFWVLLLNTYKVSSHPHLRPHPRPHLHTHPRNSIVGGEDAKEGQWPWQVYLEITTMDGYQVGCGGSLISDRWVLTAAHCVKFPLKWWESEVILGAHSLDEPSEHEVRRTMNKVIFHEEYMDVKKGFDIALIELNATVTTNAYIKPVTLAGAEDECSVDWECWATGWGAFLEGEPLPEPKTLQEVQVPVVHNEHCMEQYYGRFFIFPEMMCAGEEGLDSCQGDSGGPLVCRKTGQPWVQAGVTSFGAGCGQEDSPGVYTRVSSYRDWIKKHSGV